A window from Pangasianodon hypophthalmus isolate fPanHyp1 chromosome 4, fPanHyp1.pri, whole genome shotgun sequence encodes these proteins:
- the myoz2a gene encoding myozenin-2a has translation MSQHSLMTIRERKMQAAAICREIQGTDGSEMDLGRKVNTPKEIMLEELSLASNRGSRLFKMRQKRSEKYTFESIQNASIHISDGVTVMETEVNGVGVDQASKTPPNTPDPHTTPNPDCIAPGYGGPLKDVPTEKFNRTAVPKSYHSPWEQALISDPSLADMVHLQMPESEPTPQIPQYKSFNRMATPFGGFGNAPKAPVKSVEVNILPSASSLPPPEADSGPMPSRPSFNRTALGWVNDSAPLILASATLEPKSSRLPVFLPESDEL, from the exons GGTCGGAGATGGATCTGGGCCGAAAGGTGAACACACCTAAAGAAATCATGCTGGAAGAACTCTCCTTAGCTTCAAACAGGGGATCTCGACTCTTCAAGATGCGCCAGAAACGCTCGGAGAAATACACATTTGAGAGCATCCAGAATGCATCTATTCATATTAGT GATGGCGTGACAGTTATGGAAACTGAAGTTAATGGTGTAGGAGTTGACCAAGCTTCAAAAACTCCTCCAAACACACCTGACCCACATACCACACCCAATCCTGACTGTATAGCCCCAG GCTATGGAGGTCCCTTGAAGGATGTTCCAACAGAGAAATTCAACCGCACAGCTGTTCCCAAATCCTACCACTCTCCCTGGGAGCAAGCTCTCATCAGTGATCCCTCTCTAGCAGACATGGTGCATTTACAAATGCCTGAATCTGAGCCCACACCTCAAATCCCACAATACAAGAGCTTTAATCG GATGGCGACTCCATTTGGTGGCTTCGGAAATGCTCCTAAAGCCCCGGTCAAGTCTGTTGAAGTGAACATTCTCCCAAGCGCTTCCAGTCTTCCACCCCCAGAAGCTGATTCTGGCCCCATGCCCTCACGACCCTCCTTCAACAGGACAGCTCTAGGCTGGGTGAATGATAGTGCCCCTCTGATCCTTGCCTCTGCCACCCTGGAGCCCAAATCATCCAGGTTGCCTGTGTTCCTCCCTGAATCTGACGAACTTTGA